AGTCGTCTGTGGCCATGCTCTCGCAGGCCAACAGCATGCCCAAGATGGCCATGCAGCTTATCCAGGGTTAACGCTGGTTGAGGGCGTGCTTTAGCACGTATCCCAAAATATCCCCGAAGGGTTCGCCCTTCGGGGATATTTTGCTGCGGAGATGTTTCTTCCGGAGGCCAGATGAGCGCGCTCTCGCTGGTTCAGGCCAGTGCGGTCAGATCATAGTCCGTATTTTCCACTATATCGCATTCCACGAGCGCTCCGGGCGCAACGCCCGGCCCGCTCACGTAAGTGATGCCGTCCACCTCCGGCGCCTGAAACCACACGCGCCCGCTGTGCAGCCCCGGCCAGTCGGGATGCGGGGCATCTACCAGCACCTGCATGCGCCCGCCCACCTGCGCGGAGAGCAGCTCGTTGCTGATGTCGGCCTGAATTTCCATAAGAGAATCCCTACGCCACTGCTTAACTTCATCTGGCACCTGATCGGGCAATGTTGCCGCCACGGTGCCATCTTCTGCCTGATAGGCAAACACGCCCACATGCTGAAAGCGACTTTCTTCTACAAAACGGCACAAACTTTCAAAATGCTCTTCCGTTTCGCCAGGATAGCCAACAATAAAGGTCGTGCGCAAAGCCGCATGGGGCAGCACGGAGCGCACCGTATCCAGTACGCGCCGGGGGTCGCCCGCAAAAGGCCGACCCATGCGCGACAGCACATCAGGGTGAGCGTGTTGCAAGGGAATATCCAGATAGGGCAGCAAAGGCGCGCCACAATCTCTGATAAAACGCAAAAGCTCCGGCGTCACGCCTGTAGGGTACAGGTAGAGCAGGCGCAGCCAGGCGAGGCCCTCAAGCCCCACCAGCTTTTCAAGCAGGCTGGGCAGGCCGTGCTTGAGCCCAAGATCAACACCCCAGGAGGTCAGATCCTGCGCCACAAGATCAAGCTCGCGTACGCCCTGAGCCAGCAGAGCCCTGGCTTCTTCGGCAATATCATCGGCGGTCAGCGATTTAAGGCCGCCCCTGATGGAAGGAATGGTGCAGAACGCGCACTTGTGCCTGCACCCCTCGCCCACCTTGAGCCATGCGTACGAAGGGCCGGTAGAAAGCAATCTGCCGCCGCCGGGGATACGGGCAGGAGGCTCGGGCAGGTTCAGGGCTGCTGCCAGCAAGGCTGGCCAGCGCGGCAGATCACCCGTGGGTAGCCACACGTCCACTTCCGGCAGTTCCGCTGCCAGGTCGGCAGCGCCATAACGCCCCACCATACAGCCGCCTACAGCCAGCAGGGGCTTGACCTTGCACTTTTCAAGCCTCTGGATGGCGTCCACAACCGCGCGAACGGATTCACGCACGGCAGGGTCGATGAATCCGCAGGTATTGATGAAAACCAGACGCGCCTTGCCCATGTGTTCCACATGCTGCACGGCGACCCCAAGCGAACCGAGCAGACGCTCACTGTCCACGCGGTTTTTTGGGCAGCCAAGGCTCAGCGACCATACTTTCAGGGAATGAGGAAAAATAGCTCGTGTCATGGAGGCACAATACAGAGGGGCGGGGCGCTTGTCATCATTGAGGCCAGACCCCATTCTTCAAACCGGGCGTGTCCAGCCCGGCAATTTGCAAAACGATAACACAGATGCTAGATCTAATCTGTTGTCTAACAGGCTAATACACAAATGTAATGCCGCACGGCGGAACATAAAAATGAAAAACGCGGACCCTGCAAACCTCAGCATATCGGCTACCCAATCCGGGGAAAAGCCGCCTGCGGAATCTCCCCAGGAAATTTGCCTTTCCCACGCCTTGCAGAGCGTCTACGGTGACATATTGCTTATAGATTTTGAGAGGGATACCTGCCGCGAACTGTACCACGGGGAAGGTCACTTTGCGCGCATGCCCCTGGACCAGCCCCTTGCCGAAACGCTCAGACGAGAGCTTGACGAGAGAGTTCACCCCGACGACGCACCACGTTTTGCGGCGTTTTTTTCTCAGGGCAGCCTGCGGCAGATGCTGGCGCAGACTCCTCTTTTTGCTGCGGAAGACATCCGCAAGAAGGCCCTCAACGGTTTGTACCGATGGGTGCGCATTATTGCCTTTCCTGCACCCCAATACGGCGGGGAACAGACCTATATTGTCTGCACGGAAGACATTGAAAACCACAAGATTGCGGCCGACATTGCCCATGAGAACGAAATGCTGCGCCGGCAAAAGCTGGATGCCCTGCGTTACAAGGCAGTGGTGGATCACACCCGCACCCTGGTTTTTGAATGGAGCGGCACAGATCTGACATATCTGAGCCACAGGATTCCCGAACTGCTGGCGGGCGAATATGACGGGCGCAATCCCTTTGACGTGTGGCGTGAAGACGATGTCCTCTACGCGGGCGACATGGAACCCTTTGACACCTGTCTGGCACGCCTTGCTCTGGGTATCCGCTCTGGCGAAACGACCATTCGCCTGCGCCGCCGCGACGGCCAGTACATCTGGTGCAAGATCACCTACACCAAGCTTGACGACGGGGAGTCGGAAGAGCGTTACATCGGCACTCTCAACGACGTGGATGCAGCTACGCGCACCGAGCAGGCCCTGCGCCTGCGCGCAGAGCACGACCCTCTCACAGGCGCGTTCAACACCCAGACATTTTTTGAAAAAATAGACAAGCTCATCAAAAACCGGCCCAACGAGCAGTACTGCGTATTGCGGTTTGACGTGGCCGGGTTCAAGGCCATCAACGAATCTTTTGGGCTTGAAGAGGGCAACCGCCTGCTAAGGGGCATTGCCCGGCTGATCCGCCAGCGCCTCATTCCTGAAAAGGAAATCTTTGCCCGGCTCACCGCCGATGTTTTTGCCGTCTGCCTCACAGGCGGCAACGAGCGGACGCTACAGTTCATCCAAAACCTTTCTCTGCGTCTGGATCACTATTCCGACACCTTTCGGGTCAAGCTGTTCTTTGGTATCTGCCCTGTGGAAAACTCACGCACCCCGGCCCACATTCTGTGCGACTGGGCCTATCTGGCGCAGAAGACGGTCAAGGGCAGCGACATTGTCAACTTTGCCTTTTACGATGATGCCCTGCGCAAACGCCTGCATGATGAAAGCTACATCACTGACCAGATGTACGAAGCGCTGGAAAAACACCAGTTCAGGCTTTTTCTGCAACCCAAGGTGCAGATTTCCAGCGGGCGCATTGTGGGAGCAGAAGCGCTGGTGCGCTGGCAGCACCCCACAGACGGGCTTATCCTGCCCGGACGTTTTGTACCCCTTTTTGAACGCAACGGCTTTATTGTGCGGCTGGACTCGTACATCTGGGATCAGACCTGCCAGACCCTGCGCACATGGATCGATAAGCACTACGAACCCATGCCCATCTCTGTGAACATGTCGCGTCTGCATTTTAACGATGACGACCTGCCCAACAAGCTCGTCAGCCTCCTGAACAAGTACAATCTGCCACGCCACATGCTTGAGCTGGAACTGACCGAGAGTGCCTTTTTTGCCAATGAGCCAAGGCTGAAACGCCTTATGAACGAACTACGGGCCGCAGGATTTGTTTTTTCCATGGACGATTTCGGCACGGGCTACTCATCGCTGAGTACCTTGCGCGACCTGCCCTTTAACGTGGTCAAGCTTGACCGGGCCTTTATCAGCGACGGCACCACCAACAAACGCGGTCAGATTGTGGCCCGCAACACCATAGCTCTGGCGCGCGACCTTGATATGTCCATTGTGGCCGAAGGTGTGGAAACCAAGGAACACGCCCGTTTCTTGCTCAACAGCGGCTGCAACTGCGCTCAGGGCTTCTACTATTCCCGGCCAGTGGATACGGCGGAGTTTGAAGTGCTCAGCTTTGTGCAGGAAAAGGCCTTCTGGGTGCATCCGCAACTGAAGGAAGACGCCATCCGTCTGGGACTGCCCATAAGCACGGAAGCTCCCATCAAGGAATACTGATTCTTTTCGCCACGCCTTCTCGCCCACGCCCCGGCAACACAGATTCAAACCGTCAAATTACAGCAGTGCTGACGCTGCACCTGCTGACTCAGCATATCTGGCATGCCCGGCATGCATGGTCGCGGGCTTGCCCCGGTTACAGCGGCAGACGCAGCAGGCGGATGGTATGCGGCTGGATATACAGCAGCTTGCCTTCGCAAATGTCGTCCGCACGGGTCACAAAGCTGTCCTTGTTCACGTTCAGGATGGCTTCTGCCTCGTGGCTGCAGTCAAAAAGATGCAGCACGTCACCGGTCAGCGAGTCGGCGGTTGTCCAGTGTCGGTTCACAGGCGGGCCATCCGGGGTGATGTGACGCAGAAAACGAAAAATCACAGCCCTGCCGCTGCCCGGCGCAAGCCATGTGCGGCAGCATTCCCATACCTGATCCACAGAGGGGTCGTCCTCATCTGTAAATGGCTGGCGCACTTCCAGCGGGAAGGAACGGCTCTGGATGCGCAGCATGCCGTCAACCAGTCCGCAATAGTCAGTTTCCTGCTCCAGAACGGCACGGAAGGCCTCAGGCGAGGCCGCCAGGCCCATCAGGGTTTCGTTAAGAATGTCGCGCGCCTTGAGAACCCTGATGGTGTGGGTCAGCCGCAAGCCGTTGAGCACTGCATAAATTGCGCAAAAAGTGTCCAGTTTGCCCTGATAAAACGGTTTCAGCATGAATACCCCCGTTGGTTGTTATGCCCACAGCAACACCCAGGGTCAAGCCTTCCACCCCGCCAGCATTTTTGCTTTTGCAAAGGTCTTTCTTTACAAGCTGCTGCCTCACGTGTATAAAAGAGCCTTCACAAACAATATCACAATACCTTGATATGCAGATATTTACAAATCCCCAAGAGTTGGCGGCCCAATGCAAGGCCTGGCACCGCGCCGGAGACGATATCGCTCTGGTGCCCACCATGGGCTACTACCATCAGGGGCACGAAGACCTCATGGCCTTTGCCCGCACGCAGGCGAAACGCCTGGTGGTGAGCCTTTTTGTCAACCCTGCCCAGTTTGGCCCTGGCGAGGATCTGGAAGCATATCCCCGCAATGCCGAGCGCGACGCGGACATAGCCCGCAGTCATGGGGCGGACGCGCTGTTCATGCCGCAGCCCGATACCATGTACGCGCCAGACCACGCCACATGGGTGGAAGTTCCCGAACTTTCCCGTGGCCTGTGCGGCCTCACCCGGCCTGTGCACTTTCGCGGCGTATGCACCGTGGTGCTCAAGCTCTTTATGCTGACCGGCGCGGATGTCGCCGTTTTTGGACAGAAGGACTGGCAGCAGCAGGCTATCTTGCGCCGCATGGTGCGCGACCTTGATGTGCCTGTGCGCATTGAAACGCGCGAAACCGTGCGCGAAGCTGACGGCCTGGCCCTTTCCTCGCGCAACGTCTATCTCAGCCCGGACGAACGCGCCCATGCTCCAGAGATCCGCAAGGCCCTGCTCTACGCCCAAAAACTGGCCCAGAGCGGTGAAACCAGCGTCAAGCTGCTGCGCGAGGCGGTGCTGCGCCGCTGGGCGGAATTTCTGCCCATGGGACGCCTTGACTACCTCAGTATTGTTCACCCGGAATCCATGACTCCGCTCACCGAAGTCACCGGTCCGGCGCTCATGGCCTGTGCCGTGCGCATAGGCAAGGCCCGGCTTATCGACAATATTCTGTTGCGACCCTAAAACCCGCGCCGCACTGACGCGAGCGCCCAAGGAGATTCATATGCACACCAAGGGCAAATACTTTTTCACTTCAGAATCTGTAACTGAAGGCCACCCCGACAAGGTCGCCGACCAGATTTCCGATGCCATTCTTGATACCCTGCTGGCACAGGACGCCAACGCCCACGTGGCCTGCGAAACCCTGGTGACCACAGGCATGGCTGTTATCGCTGGCGAAATTACCACCAGCGGCTACGCCGACCTGCCCCATGTGGTGCGCGAGACCATCAAGGGTATTGGCTACAATAGC
This genomic window from Desulfovibrio sp. UIB00 contains:
- the rimO gene encoding 30S ribosomal protein S12 methylthiotransferase RimO, translating into MTRAIFPHSLKVWSLSLGCPKNRVDSERLLGSLGVAVQHVEHMGKARLVFINTCGFIDPAVRESVRAVVDAIQRLEKCKVKPLLAVGGCMVGRYGAADLAAELPEVDVWLPTGDLPRWPALLAAALNLPEPPARIPGGGRLLSTGPSYAWLKVGEGCRHKCAFCTIPSIRGGLKSLTADDIAEEARALLAQGVRELDLVAQDLTSWGVDLGLKHGLPSLLEKLVGLEGLAWLRLLYLYPTGVTPELLRFIRDCGAPLLPYLDIPLQHAHPDVLSRMGRPFAGDPRRVLDTVRSVLPHAALRTTFIVGYPGETEEHFESLCRFVEESRFQHVGVFAYQAEDGTVAATLPDQVPDEVKQWRRDSLMEIQADISNELLSAQVGGRMQVLVDAPHPDWPGLHSGRVWFQAPEVDGITYVSGPGVAPGALVECDIVENTDYDLTALA
- a CDS encoding sensor domain-containing phosphodiesterase, encoding MKNADPANLSISATQSGEKPPAESPQEICLSHALQSVYGDILLIDFERDTCRELYHGEGHFARMPLDQPLAETLRRELDERVHPDDAPRFAAFFSQGSLRQMLAQTPLFAAEDIRKKALNGLYRWVRIIAFPAPQYGGEQTYIVCTEDIENHKIAADIAHENEMLRRQKLDALRYKAVVDHTRTLVFEWSGTDLTYLSHRIPELLAGEYDGRNPFDVWREDDVLYAGDMEPFDTCLARLALGIRSGETTIRLRRRDGQYIWCKITYTKLDDGESEERYIGTLNDVDAATRTEQALRLRAEHDPLTGAFNTQTFFEKIDKLIKNRPNEQYCVLRFDVAGFKAINESFGLEEGNRLLRGIARLIRQRLIPEKEIFARLTADVFAVCLTGGNERTLQFIQNLSLRLDHYSDTFRVKLFFGICPVENSRTPAHILCDWAYLAQKTVKGSDIVNFAFYDDALRKRLHDESYITDQMYEALEKHQFRLFLQPKVQISSGRIVGAEALVRWQHPTDGLILPGRFVPLFERNGFIVRLDSYIWDQTCQTLRTWIDKHYEPMPISVNMSRLHFNDDDLPNKLVSLLNKYNLPRHMLELELTESAFFANEPRLKRLMNELRAAGFVFSMDDFGTGYSSLSTLRDLPFNVVKLDRAFISDGTTNKRGQIVARNTIALARDLDMSIVAEGVETKEHARFLLNSGCNCAQGFYYSRPVDTAEFEVLSFVQEKAFWVHPQLKEDAIRLGLPISTEAPIKEY
- the panC gene encoding pantoate--beta-alanine ligase, with protein sequence MQIFTNPQELAAQCKAWHRAGDDIALVPTMGYYHQGHEDLMAFARTQAKRLVVSLFVNPAQFGPGEDLEAYPRNAERDADIARSHGADALFMPQPDTMYAPDHATWVEVPELSRGLCGLTRPVHFRGVCTVVLKLFMLTGADVAVFGQKDWQQQAILRRMVRDLDVPVRIETRETVREADGLALSSRNVYLSPDERAHAPEIRKALLYAQKLAQSGETSVKLLREAVLRRWAEFLPMGRLDYLSIVHPESMTPLTEVTGPALMACAVRIGKARLIDNILLRP